A window from Pseudomonas moraviensis encodes these proteins:
- the yedA gene encoding drug/metabolite exporter YedA, which translates to MPALRRFSLPLIAAFFALYVIWGSTYLVIRIGVEYWPPLLLAGVRFVIAGSLMYAWLRWRGAPAPSWAQWKAAGLVGILLLSFGNGAVSVAEHSGVASGVAALAVATVPLFTLLFGYFWGARNTRLEWAGVALGIIGIAMLNMGSNLQSSPLGAVLLIFAAASWAFGSVWSKHLPLPAGAMASAVEMLIGGVVLLIGSALSGEHLQAMPPLEGWLALAYLIFFGSIIAFNSYMYLLKHVRPAAATSYAYVNPAVAVLLGVVFVGETIGIEEALAMLVIISAVLLISLPQWRRPAQPPVEEAKAVPTEARTN; encoded by the coding sequence ATGCCTGCCTTGCGCCGTTTTTCCCTGCCGTTGATCGCTGCGTTTTTTGCGTTGTATGTGATTTGGGGATCGACCTATCTGGTGATCCGCATCGGTGTCGAATACTGGCCGCCGCTGTTGCTGGCCGGGGTGCGTTTCGTCATTGCCGGCAGCTTGATGTACGCCTGGCTGCGCTGGCGCGGGGCTCCAGCGCCGAGCTGGGCGCAGTGGAAAGCGGCGGGGCTGGTCGGCATTCTGCTGCTCAGTTTCGGTAACGGCGCGGTCAGCGTCGCCGAGCACAGCGGTGTGGCCTCGGGCGTTGCCGCGTTGGCGGTGGCGACGGTGCCACTGTTCACCTTGCTGTTCGGCTATTTCTGGGGCGCGCGTAATACGCGGCTGGAATGGGCCGGTGTGGCGCTGGGGATCATTGGCATCGCCATGCTCAACATGGGTTCCAACCTGCAATCGAGTCCGCTCGGCGCTGTTTTGCTGATCTTCGCGGCAGCGAGCTGGGCGTTCGGTTCGGTGTGGAGCAAGCATCTGCCGCTGCCCGCAGGGGCGATGGCCAGTGCTGTGGAAATGCTGATTGGCGGCGTGGTCTTGCTGATCGGCAGCGCGCTGAGCGGCGAGCACCTGCAAGCGATGCCGCCGCTCGAGGGTTGGCTGGCGCTGGCCTATCTGATTTTCTTCGGCTCGATCATCGCCTTCAATTCCTACATGTATCTGCTCAAACACGTACGCCCAGCGGCAGCGACCAGTTATGCCTACGTCAACCCGGCAGTGGCGGTGTTGCTCGGCGTGGTGTTTGTCGGCGAGACCATCGGCATCGAAGAGGCGTTGGCGATGCTGGTGATCATCAGCGCCGTACTGCTGATCAGCCTGCCGCAGTGGCGCCGGCCGGCGCAGCCACCGGTGGAAGAGGCGAAAGCCGTTCCGACGGAAGCGCGTACGAATTAG
- a CDS encoding PolC-type DNA polymerase III: MERIAVIDFETTGLSPNSSCRATEIAVVMLENGRIVERYQSLMNAGVRVPAFIEQLTGISNAMLRTAPPAERVMEEVNEFVGCTPLLAHNASFDQKFWDFELGRIKRTRLQNFACSLLLARRLMPAAPNHKLGTLTTFARLPHTGQAHRAMADAEMAANLMAHLADELRGKHGVRELNHDLLCKLQKVPAAKVGEHLQRYR; encoded by the coding sequence TTGGAACGCATTGCAGTCATCGACTTTGAAACCACCGGTCTGTCGCCGAACAGCAGCTGCCGCGCTACGGAAATTGCCGTGGTCATGCTGGAAAACGGCCGCATTGTCGAGCGTTACCAGAGCCTGATGAACGCCGGCGTGCGCGTCCCCGCGTTCATCGAGCAACTGACCGGCATCAGCAACGCCATGCTGCGCACCGCGCCGCCCGCCGAACGGGTGATGGAAGAGGTCAACGAATTCGTCGGTTGCACGCCGCTGCTGGCGCACAACGCATCGTTCGACCAGAAGTTCTGGGATTTCGAACTGGGCCGGATCAAACGCACACGCCTGCAGAATTTCGCCTGTTCACTGCTGCTGGCGCGGCGGCTGATGCCGGCGGCGCCGAATCACAAGCTCGGCACGCTCACCACGTTCGCGCGCCTGCCGCACACCGGCCAGGCTCACCGGGCCATGGCCGATGCGGAGATGGCGGCGAACCTGATGGCGCATCTGGCGGATGAGTTGCGGGGCAAGCATGGGGTGCGCGAGTTGAATCACGACCTGCTGTGCAAGTTGCAGAAAGTCCCTGCCGCAAAAGTCGGCGAGCATTTGCAGCGTTATCGCTGA
- a CDS encoding NYN domain-containing protein — MKKIAVFADVQNLYYTVRQAYGCHFNYAALWADISKNGQIVEAYAYAIDRGDSKQQQFQQILRNLGFTVKLKPYIQRSDGSAKGDWDVGITLDIMDAADHVDEVVLASGDGDFDMLLERIINKHGVQAVAYGVPGLTANSLIRAASRYVPIEGALLLKN; from the coding sequence GTGAAAAAAATCGCAGTGTTCGCCGATGTGCAGAACCTCTACTACACCGTGCGTCAGGCCTATGGTTGTCACTTCAACTACGCCGCACTGTGGGCGGACATCAGCAAGAACGGGCAAATCGTCGAGGCCTACGCCTACGCGATCGACCGAGGCGACAGCAAGCAGCAGCAGTTCCAGCAGATCCTGCGCAACCTCGGCTTCACCGTGAAGCTCAAGCCCTACATCCAGCGCAGCGACGGCTCGGCCAAGGGCGACTGGGACGTAGGTATCACGCTGGACATCATGGACGCCGCCGACCATGTCGACGAAGTGGTGCTGGCCTCCGGTGACGGCGATTTCGACATGCTGCTCGAACGCATCATCAACAAACACGGCGTGCAAGCGGTGGCCTACGGCGTACCTGGCCTGACCGCCAACTCGCTGATCCGCGCCGCCAGCCGCTACGTGCCGATCGAAGGCGCGCTGCTGTTGAAGAACTGA
- a CDS encoding DUF2076 domain-containing protein: protein MNSEEQTLIDGLFSRLQQAETEAAPRDAQAEARIKEHLTRQPAAGYFMTQAILVQEAALKSLDEQNKQLTQQVQRLQAELQSAKAQSGAPAASGGGGFLSSIFGGGSSRPAPSQSAAPSSTGGWREPPPQQGYQAPAPQQNFANAPPSYGQQAAPPAANSFLGGALKTAAGVAGGVMLAQGISSLFHHNQQPEEIVEIIKEEPAQVADQSNSGWGDDQRVADNGFTGNDQNGFSDADYSDDNSSFFDDDDSFV from the coding sequence ATGAACAGCGAAGAGCAAACCCTGATCGATGGACTGTTTTCCCGGCTGCAGCAGGCCGAAACGGAGGCAGCCCCGCGCGACGCCCAGGCCGAGGCGCGGATCAAGGAACACCTGACACGCCAACCGGCGGCAGGCTATTTCATGACCCAGGCGATTCTGGTGCAAGAGGCCGCGCTGAAAAGCCTCGACGAGCAGAACAAACAGCTGACCCAGCAGGTCCAGCGTCTGCAGGCCGAGCTGCAATCGGCCAAGGCGCAGAGCGGCGCACCGGCAGCGAGCGGCGGCGGTGGGTTTCTGTCGAGTATCTTTGGCGGCGGCAGTTCGCGTCCGGCGCCGAGCCAGAGCGCAGCACCGTCGTCCACCGGCGGCTGGCGCGAACCGCCGCCGCAGCAGGGCTACCAGGCGCCGGCTCCACAACAGAATTTCGCCAACGCGCCGCCCAGCTATGGGCAGCAGGCAGCCCCGCCGGCGGCCAACAGCTTCCTCGGCGGCGCGCTGAAAACCGCCGCGGGCGTGGCCGGCGGTGTAATGCTGGCGCAGGGCATCAGCAGCCTGTTCCACCACAACCAGCAACCGGAAGAAATCGTCGAGATCATCAAGGAAGAACCGGCGCAGGTCGCCGACCAAAGCAACAGTGGCTGGGGCGATGATCAGCGCGTGGCGGACAATGGCTTTACCGGCAATGACCAGAACGGTTTCAGCGACGCCGATTACAGCGATGACAATTCATCGTTCTTCGATGACGACGACTCCTTCGTCTGA
- a CDS encoding YciC family protein, translated as MNALEVLRDSLYFFKRHLGSIVQLCLPLVIVEAFLQQAVDHATGPDTFAGVSIIVGLLVYPLYTAALILFLDARSRGESPRNRDLLAMAATLWPRFAVLTALNTLLILLGLSLYFLPGLMLMVMLAFAEYLLVLRGLGPLQAMKESLRLTRGHFWRILLCILCVMTPLWLLKGATLAVYPEPQNPLIAGLIDSAHSFLQLFTSVVLFRLFMLISELPDKRNGAV; from the coding sequence ATGAATGCCCTCGAAGTACTGCGCGACTCTTTGTATTTTTTCAAACGCCATCTGGGCAGCATCGTGCAGTTGTGCCTGCCGCTGGTGATTGTCGAAGCCTTCCTGCAGCAGGCGGTCGATCACGCCACCGGGCCGGACACCTTTGCCGGGGTCAGCATCATCGTCGGCCTCCTGGTATATCCGCTGTACACCGCCGCGCTGATTCTGTTTCTCGATGCACGCAGCCGTGGCGAGTCGCCGCGCAACCGCGACCTGCTGGCGATGGCTGCAACCCTGTGGCCGCGCTTCGCCGTGCTGACCGCGCTCAATACCCTGCTGATTCTGCTCGGCCTGTCGCTGTACTTCCTGCCGGGCCTGATGCTGATGGTCATGCTCGCGTTCGCCGAATACCTGCTTGTGCTGCGTGGCCTCGGGCCGTTGCAGGCGATGAAGGAAAGTCTGCGTCTGACCCGCGGGCATTTCTGGCGCATCCTGCTGTGCATTCTCTGTGTGATGACGCCGCTGTGGCTGCTCAAGGGCGCGACGCTGGCGGTCTACCCCGAGCCACAGAATCCGCTGATCGCCGGGCTGATCGACAGCGCCCACAGCTTCCTGCAACTGTTCACCAGCGTCGTGCTGTTCCGCCTGTTCATGCTGATCAGCGAATTGCCTGACAAACGTAACGGAGCAGTCTGA
- a CDS encoding endonuclease/exonuclease/phosphatase family protein — protein sequence MTRLLRYTLLLVILAVVLFGVLLFSLTWRPDARETLPVNCSTTAPTLVPGQALKVMTWNVQFLAGKRYVFWNDLAQGDDDAPTLEDMAFSLDEVARVIRDEQPDVVLLQELDDGAKASDYQNQLKLLQERVADLYPFSASAFDWKADFVPEPHIYGSVGRQLATLSRYRIEHAERLQLPVAPSNFISRQFQPKDALLAVKLPLSDGGQLTVFNTHLQRASQPDGNLQAQVAAVAKVLDKYESQGLPWLIGGDFNLLPLGQYRRLPVERRTPYSADSELHLLWDKYPMIPTNNEAGGIDRARWLTHYPNDPGLNGPDRTVDYLFYSPRLKRVEAQVRQDDTLRISDHLPVIARFLLPAAP from the coding sequence ATGACCCGTCTGCTGCGCTACACCCTGTTGCTCGTCATCCTCGCCGTCGTCCTGTTCGGCGTGCTGCTGTTCAGCCTGACCTGGCGCCCGGACGCCCGCGAAACCCTGCCGGTCAATTGCAGCACCACGGCGCCGACGCTGGTGCCCGGGCAAGCGTTGAAAGTGATGACCTGGAACGTGCAGTTCCTCGCCGGCAAGCGCTACGTGTTCTGGAATGATCTGGCGCAGGGCGACGACGACGCGCCGACGCTGGAAGACATGGCCTTCAGTCTCGACGAAGTGGCGCGGGTGATCCGCGACGAACAACCCGATGTGGTGCTGTTGCAGGAACTCGACGACGGCGCCAAGGCCAGCGATTACCAGAATCAGCTCAAGCTGTTGCAGGAACGCGTCGCCGACCTGTATCCGTTCAGTGCCAGCGCCTTCGACTGGAAAGCCGATTTCGTCCCCGAGCCCCATATCTACGGCAGCGTCGGCCGCCAGTTGGCGACGTTGAGTCGCTATCGCATCGAACACGCCGAGCGCCTGCAACTGCCGGTCGCCCCGAGCAACTTCATCAGCCGTCAGTTCCAGCCCAAAGACGCCTTGCTGGCAGTCAAACTGCCGCTCAGCGATGGCGGACAACTGACCGTGTTCAACACCCATTTGCAGCGCGCCAGCCAGCCGGACGGCAACTTGCAGGCGCAGGTGGCCGCCGTGGCCAAAGTGCTCGACAAATACGAAAGCCAAGGCCTGCCCTGGCTGATCGGTGGTGATTTCAATCTGTTGCCGCTGGGCCAGTACCGGCGCCTGCCCGTCGAGCGCCGCACGCCCTACTCCGCCGACAGCGAACTGCACTTGCTGTGGGACAAGTACCCGATGATCCCGACCAACAACGAAGCCGGCGGCATCGACCGGGCCAGATGGCTCACCCATTACCCCAACGACCCCGGCCTCAACGGCCCGGATCGCACGGTCGATTATCTGTTCTACAGCCCCAGACTCAAGCGCGTGGAAGCGCAAGTACGGCAGGACGATACCCTGCGCATCTCCGACCACTTACCCGTGATTGCGCGGTTCCTGCTGCCAGCGGCACCCTAG
- the hrpB gene encoding ATP-dependent helicase HrpB, translating into MISLPIDDVLPALREALASRHEAVLEAPPGAGKTTRVPLALLNEAWLAGQTIVMLEPRRLAARAAAERLASELGEQVGETVGYRIRLDSKVGPKTRIEVVTEGILTRRLQDDPALEGVGLLIFDEFHERSLDADLALALSLNGRELFRAEQPLKILLMSATLEGERLSGLLDDAPILRSEGRMFPVTMRWGRPFQPGEYIDQRVTQTVLEALHDETGSLLVFLPGQAEIRRVHQQLADAIGERVDVLLCPLHGELDLNAQRAAIDPAPSGQRKVVLATNIAETSLTINGVRVVIDAGLARVPRFDPGSGMTRLDTQRISKASATQRAGRAGRLEPGVCYRLWSQDQHEQLAAYGSAEILSADLASLALQLGRWGVTPSELVWLDVPPAAAYAQAQDLLQRLGALHGDTLTAHGQAMAELPAHPRIAHLLLRGQALGLAAMACDVTALLGERDILRGAGADLHSRLVLLSGEERAGRGAQGGVQRARQLARQYRGYLRGKPSEPVNEPEHPRWLGALLALAYPDRVAQQRRAGGAEYRLANGRAALFAEADSLMKHEWIVIADLGSRQGQREERIYLAADFDSALFDSVLAEQVRSVDQLDWDEREGVLRAERQRKVGELILSREPLTGLDENARSQALVNLVRRKGLELLPWTPELRQWQARVALLRQLDLSTQDDSQWPDVSDAALLDSLEDWLMPYLGKVSRLSHFANLDLSSIVRNLLPWPLPQKLDELAPHHLSVPSGSSIRLDYSEQPPILAVRLQELFGLADTPRIAGGRQVVKLHLLSPARRPVQVTQDLANFWRSTYAEVKKDLKGRYPKHYWPDDPLVAEATARAKPRGT; encoded by the coding sequence ATGATTTCTTTGCCGATCGACGATGTTTTACCCGCCCTGCGTGAAGCCCTCGCGTCTCGCCACGAAGCCGTGCTCGAAGCACCGCCCGGCGCCGGTAAAACCACCCGCGTGCCCTTGGCCTTGCTCAATGAAGCCTGGCTGGCCGGGCAGACCATCGTCATGCTTGAGCCTCGGCGTCTGGCTGCGCGGGCGGCGGCGGAGCGTTTGGCCAGCGAGCTCGGCGAGCAGGTCGGTGAAACCGTCGGTTATCGCATCCGCCTCGACAGCAAGGTCGGCCCGAAGACGCGTATCGAGGTAGTCACCGAAGGCATCCTCACCCGGCGCTTGCAGGACGACCCGGCGCTGGAAGGCGTGGGCCTGCTGATCTTCGACGAATTTCATGAACGCAGTCTCGACGCCGATCTGGCGCTGGCCCTCAGTCTGAACGGTCGCGAGCTGTTTCGCGCTGAACAGCCGCTGAAGATTCTGCTGATGTCGGCCACCCTCGAAGGCGAGCGCCTTTCCGGCTTGCTCGATGACGCGCCGATTCTGCGCAGCGAAGGGCGCATGTTCCCGGTGACGATGCGCTGGGGCCGGCCGTTTCAGCCGGGTGAATACATCGATCAGCGCGTCACGCAAACCGTGCTTGAGGCGCTGCACGACGAGACCGGCAGCCTGTTGGTGTTCCTGCCCGGGCAAGCAGAGATCCGTCGCGTGCATCAGCAATTGGCCGACGCCATTGGCGAGCGCGTAGACGTCTTGCTGTGCCCGCTGCACGGCGAACTCGACCTCAATGCGCAACGCGCGGCGATCGATCCGGCGCCGTCCGGTCAGCGCAAAGTGGTGCTGGCGACCAACATCGCCGAGACCAGCCTGACCATCAACGGCGTGCGCGTGGTCATCGATGCCGGGCTGGCGCGCGTGCCGCGTTTCGACCCGGGCAGCGGCATGACCCGTCTCGACACGCAACGAATCTCCAAGGCCAGCGCCACCCAGCGTGCCGGCCGCGCCGGGCGTTTGGAGCCGGGCGTGTGTTATCGCCTGTGGTCGCAGGATCAGCATGAACAACTCGCGGCTTATGGCAGCGCGGAAATTCTCTCGGCGGATCTGGCCAGCCTCGCTTTGCAACTGGGGCGCTGGGGCGTCACGCCGAGCGAACTGGTCTGGCTCGACGTGCCGCCTGCCGCCGCGTATGCCCAGGCGCAGGATCTGCTGCAACGTCTTGGCGCCTTGCACGGCGACACGCTGACGGCCCACGGCCAGGCCATGGCTGAACTGCCGGCGCATCCACGCATCGCGCACTTGTTGTTGCGCGGTCAGGCGCTGGGCCTGGCGGCGATGGCCTGCGATGTGACGGCACTGCTCGGCGAGCGCGATATCCTGCGCGGCGCAGGTGCGGATTTGCACAGCCGATTGGTCCTGCTTTCCGGCGAAGAGCGCGCCGGTCGAGGTGCGCAGGGCGGGGTGCAACGCGCCCGGCAACTGGCCCGGCAGTATCGCGGCTACCTGCGTGGCAAGCCGAGCGAACCGGTAAACGAGCCCGAGCATCCGCGCTGGCTCGGCGCACTGCTGGCGCTGGCCTACCCGGATCGCGTCGCTCAGCAACGGCGCGCCGGTGGTGCCGAATACCGTTTGGCCAACGGTCGCGCTGCGCTGTTCGCCGAGGCCGACAGCCTGATGAAGCATGAGTGGATCGTCATCGCCGACCTCGGAAGCCGTCAGGGCCAGCGCGAAGAACGCATTTATCTGGCGGCGGATTTCGATTCGGCACTGTTCGATTCGGTGCTCGCCGAACAAGTGCGCAGTGTCGATCAACTGGATTGGGATGAGCGCGAAGGCGTGCTGCGCGCCGAGCGTCAGCGCAAGGTCGGCGAGCTGATTCTCAGCCGTGAACCGTTGACCGGTCTTGATGAAAACGCACGCAGTCAGGCCCTGGTCAATCTGGTCCGGCGCAAGGGGTTGGAGTTGCTGCCGTGGACGCCGGAACTGCGCCAGTGGCAGGCGCGGGTGGCGCTGTTGCGCCAGCTCGATCTGAGCACTCAGGACGACAGCCAGTGGCCGGATGTCAGCGATGCGGCGCTGCTCGATTCGCTGGAAGACTGGTTGATGCCGTATCTGGGCAAGGTCTCGCGGCTCAGCCATTTCGCCAACCTCGATCTGTCGAGCATCGTGCGCAACCTGCTGCCGTGGCCGCTGCCACAGAAGCTCGACGAACTGGCACCGCATCATTTGAGCGTGCCGTCGGGCTCATCGATTCGACTGGATTACAGCGAACAGCCACCGATTCTCGCGGTACGTCTGCAAGAGCTGTTCGGCTTGGCTGATACGCCACGGATTGCCGGCGGCCGGCAAGTGGTCAAGCTGCATCTGCTCTCGCCAGCGCGGCGCCCGGTGCAGGTCACTCAGGATCTGGCCAACTTCTGGCGCAGCACCTATGCCGAGGTAAAGAAAGATTTGAAGGGGCGTTATCCGAAGCATTATTGGCCGGATGATCCCTTGGTCGCCGAAGCCACCGCACGGGCAAAACCACGGGGCACCTGA